A genomic segment from uncultured Marinifilum sp. encodes:
- a CDS encoding MATE family efflux transporter, whose amino-acid sequence MNKKILNIALPNIISNITIPLLGVVDLALMGHLGKVDFIGAIALGGTIFNFLYWGFAFLRMGTTGITAQAYGARNLSESILSLSRALAVALAGSTIIILLQNPIANLSFYLIDSENSVETIAKSYFYIRVWAAPATIGLYALTGWFIGMQNSKIPMIIAITSNILNISLSSYFVYGLNLDARGVALGTVIAQYCSLLLSLFFILKYYRRLFKYWSAKGMMKLAELKNFFIINKDIFIRTLCIIFVFTFFTTESAGVNKDILAVNSLLLQFLFIFSYFMDGFAFAAEALVGKFIGANNSKNLSKVIRLLFIWGIGISILFTIFYTLFGVDILTILTNADSTISMAKNYLKWIILLPIISFASFLMDGIFIGATASAYMRKTMLAATLLVFIPLYYSLNGILENHGLWIAMLGFMFARGLFQAIYYKKAVLVHFN is encoded by the coding sequence GTGAATAAAAAAATTTTAAACATAGCCTTACCCAACATTATTAGTAATATAACCATTCCACTGCTGGGAGTAGTCGATTTGGCATTAATGGGGCATTTGGGTAAAGTCGATTTTATTGGAGCCATTGCTCTTGGAGGAACAATTTTTAATTTTCTTTATTGGGGATTTGCTTTTCTTAGAATGGGAACTACCGGAATAACCGCTCAGGCCTATGGAGCTAGAAATTTAAGTGAAAGTATACTCTCTCTATCTAGAGCCTTAGCTGTTGCACTGGCAGGAAGTACAATTATTATCCTTCTTCAGAATCCAATTGCGAATTTAAGCTTTTACCTAATCGATAGTGAAAATTCTGTTGAAACAATTGCAAAATCGTATTTTTATATTAGAGTTTGGGCCGCTCCTGCTACTATTGGTTTATATGCTCTTACCGGCTGGTTTATTGGTATGCAGAATTCAAAAATTCCAATGATAATTGCCATAACAAGTAATATTTTAAATATTAGTCTTTCGAGTTATTTTGTTTACGGATTAAATTTAGATGCCAGAGGTGTAGCCTTAGGAACTGTAATTGCTCAGTATTGCAGTTTATTATTATCCTTGTTTTTTATCCTTAAATATTACCGCCGCCTATTTAAATACTGGAGTGCAAAAGGCATGATGAAACTTGCCGAACTAAAAAACTTCTTTATCATTAATAAAGATATTTTTATTAGAACTTTGTGCATTATATTTGTTTTTACTTTTTTTACTACCGAATCGGCTGGCGTTAACAAAGACATATTAGCAGTTAACTCATTACTACTGCAATTCCTATTTATATTTTCTTACTTTATGGATGGATTTGCCTTTGCTGCCGAAGCCTTGGTTGGTAAATTTATTGGTGCTAATAACTCTAAAAATTTATCAAAAGTAATTCGCCTCTTATTTATTTGGGGAATTGGTATAAGTATTTTATTTACCATTTTTTATACTCTTTTTGGGGTTGATATACTAACTATACTTACCAACGCCGACTCAACAATATCTATGGCCAAAAATTATTTAAAATGGATAATATTACTTCCTATTATTAGCTTTGCCTCATTCCTTATGGACGGAATTTTTATTGGAGCCACCGCCTCGGCGTATATGCGAAAAACAATGCTGGCAGCAACCTTACTGGTCTTTATTCCACTTTACTATTCACTAAATGGGATACTGGAAAATCATGGCCTTTGGATCGCCATGTTGGGTTTTATGTTTGCAAGGGGCTTATTTCAGGCTATATACTACAAAAAAGCAGTTTTAGTGCATTTTAATTAA
- the folE gene encoding GTP cyclohydrolase I FolE — MEFSINGQENKGFTKVEKYDQETIDELMYHYKKVLELLGEDPEREGLIKTPLRVAKAMQFLTQGYNQKPEDILRSAMFKEDYKQMVIVKDIEVYSMCEHHMLPFVGRAHVAYIPNGTITGLSKIARVVEAFARRLQVQERLTTQIKDCIQQTLNPLGVAVVIEAQHMCMAMRGVQKQNAITTTSDFTGAFEKVATREEFIRLISAKTI, encoded by the coding sequence ATGGAATTTTCAATCAACGGACAAGAAAATAAAGGATTCACAAAAGTAGAAAAATACGATCAGGAAACCATAGACGAACTGATGTATCACTATAAAAAAGTATTAGAATTACTTGGTGAAGATCCGGAACGTGAAGGTTTAATAAAAACACCATTGCGTGTTGCAAAAGCCATGCAATTTTTAACTCAGGGTTATAATCAAAAACCTGAAGATATTTTGCGATCGGCTATGTTTAAAGAAGACTATAAACAAATGGTTATTGTAAAAGACATTGAAGTATATTCGATGTGTGAACACCACATGTTACCATTTGTAGGGAGAGCTCATGTTGCATATATTCCAAACGGAACCATTACCGGACTAAGTAAAATTGCACGAGTAGTTGAAGCTTTTGCTCGTCGTTTGCAAGTTCAGGAACGATTAACCACACAAATTAAAGATTGCATTCAACAAACATTAAATCCTTTAGGAGTTGCTGTTGTTATCGAAGCACAACACATGTGCATGGCGATGCGTGGTGTACAAAAACAAAATGCAATAACCACAACATCCGATTTTACCGGAGCTTTCGAAAAAGTAGCTACCCGTGAGGAATTTATTCGTTTGATTTCGGCAAAAACAATCTAA
- a CDS encoding RagB/SusD family nutrient uptake outer membrane protein, translated as MMKFKYIILGIFLLSFIGCSEDFLEAEPEAQVTPEQLADLPASKLAGVIDGKLKGVYSTLLLNEAVSNREPYSGQKSFDLVSDLFSGDMSMVSQGYGWYWWEYTLQVHSATYSRPTYYWRTFYSLIYSLNGIIETMPTVPEDPDLASIYAQARGLRGYCYFKLINMLQHPYLDDQNAPGVPIYTTSVNDAPKGRNSVGEVYTQIVNDLDSAQIAFNVKDVASLGVRQFNKKALSAIYAQVALFMGNYSKAQEEAANAKVGYSFMSETEYQSGFNDINNDEWIWGIDVTTETNNSYDSFFSHVSSVDDGYTPFDMYKIMDAKLFSHISPDDYRYDTFYNKDEDNRDTYGNAWQNKFYNEAGKELDWVSDYVLMRASEMYLIEAEALARQGKDSEAKSILLELIYARCNNTDPYNVASLSGDALLQEIYLQARIELWGEGRALFYKKRFKDTIVRDYDGSNHGYLLPDMMYNDKDILLMIPDSEINNNPEITPADQNP; from the coding sequence ATGATGAAATTTAAATATATAATATTAGGAATCTTCTTACTTAGCTTTATTGGTTGTTCTGAAGATTTCTTGGAGGCAGAGCCTGAAGCACAGGTAACACCGGAACAGTTAGCTGATCTACCGGCTTCTAAATTAGCTGGAGTTATTGATGGTAAGTTAAAAGGTGTATATAGTACATTATTACTTAATGAGGCAGTAAGTAATAGGGAACCTTATTCTGGACAAAAATCGTTTGATCTTGTTTCGGATTTGTTTTCTGGTGATATGTCTATGGTTTCTCAGGGATATGGTTGGTATTGGTGGGAATATACTTTACAAGTGCACAGTGCTACATACTCACGACCTACCTATTATTGGAGGACTTTTTATAGTTTAATTTATTCTTTAAATGGAATTATTGAAACTATGCCAACTGTTCCAGAAGATCCTGATCTTGCTTCGATTTACGCACAGGCTAGAGGTTTAAGAGGGTATTGCTATTTTAAATTAATAAACATGCTACAGCATCCATATTTGGATGATCAGAATGCGCCTGGTGTACCAATTTACACAACATCTGTTAATGATGCTCCTAAAGGTAGAAATAGTGTTGGAGAAGTATATACCCAAATTGTTAATGATTTAGATTCAGCTCAAATTGCATTTAATGTTAAAGATGTTGCTTCCTTAGGAGTTCGTCAATTTAATAAGAAGGCTTTATCTGCTATCTATGCACAGGTAGCTTTGTTTATGGGGAACTATTCAAAAGCTCAAGAAGAAGCTGCTAATGCTAAAGTTGGTTACTCTTTTATGTCTGAAACTGAGTATCAAAGTGGTTTTAACGATATCAATAATGATGAATGGATTTGGGGTATAGATGTTACAACAGAAACAAATAATAGTTATGACTCTTTCTTTTCTCATGTAAGTAGTGTTGACGATGGTTATACTCCGTTTGATATGTATAAAATAATGGATGCTAAATTATTTTCACATATAAGTCCTGATGATTATAGATATGATACATTTTATAATAAGGATGAAGATAATAGAGATACTTATGGAAATGCATGGCAAAATAAATTTTATAATGAAGCTGGAAAGGAATTAGATTGGGTTTCCGATTATGTGTTAATGAGAGCTTCTGAAATGTATTTGATCGAAGCTGAAGCTTTAGCTAGACAAGGTAAAGATTCTGAAGCTAAATCTATATTATTAGAGTTGATCTATGCTAGATGTAATAATACTGATCCTTATAATGTTGCTTCCCTTTCTGGAGATGCTTTACTACAAGAAATATATTTGCAAGCAAGAATTGAATTATGGGGTGAAGGTCGTGCTTTATTTTATAAAAAGAGATTCAAAGATACTATTGTTAGGGATTATGATGGATCTAATCATGGTTATCTATTACCAGATATGATGTACAATGATAAGGATATTTTATTAATGATACCTGATTCTGAAATCAATAATAATCCTGAGATTACACCTGCAGATCAGAATCCATAA
- a CDS encoding 2-oxoacid:acceptor oxidoreductase subunit alpha, giving the protein MNQKTKVIEKEEVVIRFSGDSGDGMQLTGTQFSDTSALFGNDVATFPDYPAEIRAPQGTVGGVSGFQLHFGHSEVNTPGDFADVLVAMNPAALKANLKWVKPSGTIIVNEDSFTDRNLEKAGYESDPLQDDKLADYNLIKAKVTTLTKECLKDSGLDQKSIIRSKNMFTLGMVYWMFDRPLEHTEEFIENKFKKYPLVVEANKKVLRAGFNFAKTIEALAYNFSVAPAKIKKGTYRNITGNKATAWGLIAAAEKSGLELFCGSYPITPATEIFQELAARKDLGVKTFQAEDEIAGICTAIGASFAGNFAVTTTSGPGLALKTEAAGLAVMTELPLVIVNVQRGGPSTGLPTKTEQSDLMQALHGRSGECPLPVIAASTSSNCFEYAFRAGKIALEHMTPVILLTDGFIANGAEPWRIPKMSELSSIHVPKAKEGEDYQPYARDEEKLARKWAIPGTKGLEHRIGGLEKMNITGDVSYVPENHQIMSDIRAERVKRIANFIPDVIVKGDDHADVLVVGWGGTFGHLTTAVREMLAEGKNIAFAHFHYIYPLPKNTEEVFGRYKKIIVCELNNGQFAEYLRSEFQHIKFNQYNKLQGLPFTVLELKERFNQLLEEK; this is encoded by the coding sequence ATGAATCAAAAGACAAAAGTCATTGAAAAGGAAGAAGTTGTAATCAGGTTTTCGGGAGATTCCGGAGATGGTATGCAGCTAACAGGAACGCAGTTTTCCGATACTTCGGCATTGTTTGGAAACGATGTAGCTACATTTCCCGATTATCCTGCAGAGATTAGAGCACCTCAAGGAACAGTAGGTGGTGTTTCTGGATTTCAGTTGCACTTTGGACATAGTGAGGTAAATACACCTGGAGATTTTGCCGATGTGTTAGTAGCCATGAATCCTGCAGCTCTTAAAGCAAATTTAAAATGGGTTAAACCAAGTGGAACCATTATTGTTAACGAAGATAGTTTTACCGATAGGAATCTTGAAAAAGCAGGATATGAATCGGATCCTTTACAGGACGATAAATTAGCCGATTATAATCTTATAAAAGCAAAAGTTACAACACTAACCAAGGAGTGTTTAAAAGATTCAGGACTGGATCAGAAAAGTATTATTCGAAGCAAGAACATGTTTACTTTGGGAATGGTGTATTGGATGTTTGATCGTCCTTTAGAGCATACCGAAGAATTTATCGAAAATAAGTTTAAGAAGTACCCTTTGGTTGTAGAGGCAAACAAAAAAGTATTGCGTGCCGGTTTTAATTTTGCTAAAACCATTGAAGCCTTAGCTTATAATTTTAGTGTTGCTCCTGCAAAAATTAAAAAAGGGACTTATAGAAATATTACTGGAAATAAGGCTACAGCTTGGGGATTAATAGCTGCAGCCGAGAAATCTGGCTTAGAGTTATTTTGTGGATCGTACCCAATTACCCCGGCAACCGAAATTTTTCAGGAATTGGCTGCCCGAAAAGATTTGGGCGTAAAAACATTTCAGGCAGAAGATGAAATTGCTGGTATTTGTACAGCTATTGGAGCCAGTTTTGCTGGAAATTTTGCCGTTACAACTACATCGGGTCCTGGTTTGGCATTAAAAACAGAAGCTGCAGGATTAGCAGTTATGACCGAATTGCCTCTGGTAATTGTAAATGTTCAGCGTGGAGGACCATCAACAGGGTTACCAACCAAAACCGAACAATCGGATTTAATGCAAGCCTTACATGGAAGAAGTGGAGAGTGTCCGCTACCGGTAATTGCTGCAAGTACCTCGTCTAATTGTTTTGAGTATGCATTTAGAGCAGGTAAAATTGCACTGGAACACATGACTCCTGTAATTCTGTTAACCGATGGTTTTATAGCAAATGGGGCAGAACCATGGCGTATACCAAAAATGTCCGAACTTTCGTCTATTCATGTGCCAAAAGCTAAAGAAGGAGAAGATTATCAGCCTTATGCTCGTGATGAAGAAAAACTAGCCAGAAAATGGGCAATTCCCGGAACTAAAGGTCTTGAGCATAGAATAGGTGGTTTAGAAAAGATGAACATTACAGGTGATGTTTCTTATGTACCCGAAAATCATCAGATAATGAGTGATATTAGGGCTGAAAGAGTTAAGAGGATAGCTAATTTTATTCCCGATGTTATTGTAAAAGGAGATGATCATGCAGATGTTTTGGTTGTAGGTTGGGGAGGCACTTTCGGACACTTAACTACCGCAGTTCGTGAAATGCTTGCTGAAGGTAAAAATATTGCTTTTGCACATTTTCATTATATCTATCCATTGCCTAAGAATACCGAAGAAGTGTTTGGAAGATATAAGAAAATTATTGTTTGTGAATTAAACAATGGACAATTTGCAGAATATCTTAGAAGTGAGTTTCAGCATATAAAATTTAATCAATATAATAAGTTACAGGGATTACCTTTTACAGTTTTAGAATTAAAAGAGAGGTTTAACCAATTATTGGAGGAGAAATAA
- a CDS encoding superoxide dismutase, which translates to MEHKLPVLPYKLNELEPYISQKTLEFHYGKHHQAYINNLNNLIKGTAFENASLEDIVKNSEGGIFNNGAQTYNHTFYFEALKPNGGGEPKGKLKEALLATFGSFEAFKDEFAKAGATLFGSGWAWLAIDAGGKLVIMKTSNAGNPLRDGFKPILTMDVWEHAYYLDTQNARPKYIENFWQVINWDIIEKRFEA; encoded by the coding sequence ATGGAACACAAACTACCAGTACTACCGTACAAATTAAACGAGTTAGAACCGTATATAAGCCAGAAAACATTGGAGTTTCATTATGGGAAACATCATCAGGCATATATTAATAATCTAAACAATCTTATTAAAGGAACAGCATTTGAGAATGCGAGTCTTGAAGATATTGTAAAGAATTCTGAAGGTGGAATTTTTAATAACGGTGCTCAAACCTACAATCATACCTTTTATTTTGAGGCATTAAAGCCAAATGGAGGTGGAGAGCCTAAGGGAAAATTAAAGGAAGCTTTGCTTGCTACTTTTGGATCGTTCGAAGCTTTTAAAGATGAATTTGCGAAAGCTGGAGCTACTCTTTTTGGTTCGGGTTGGGCTTGGTTAGCTATTGATGCAGGAGGAAAATTGGTTATCATGAAAACCTCTAATGCAGGTAATCCTTTAAGAGATGGTTTTAAGCCAATTTTAACAATGGATGTATGGGAACATGCTTACTATTTGGATACCCAAAATGCTCGTCCGAAATACATAGAAAATTTCTGGCAAGTAATTAATTGGGATATTATTGAGAAACGATTTGAGGCGTAA
- a CDS encoding PEP/pyruvate-binding domain-containing protein: MEEISISKIYKRKKNDRDIFQELMPYKVKEILLIATYYDAYTIVREGQFSDKIVGEYLQLNLYAAPRFTSVATSEEAAEALETRHYDMVILMAGLDKESPLELSKQIKTVNPDIPVLVLVNNNSDLAYFDRAADKIKNNIDRVFVWNGSTKIFMAMTKYIEDKMNLEADTKSGDVRVILLAEDSVKYYSRYLPLLYTSVMTQTQKVISDEGDIDELHKILKMRARPKVILVSTFEDAVEVVDKYMENLLCVISDVRFAREGKLDDDSGVDLIKYVQAKNMKIPCLMQSHDTDNAIRAMQVDADFINKNSDTLALDIYNFIYTKLGFGDFVFRNQSGTRVAVAKSMEEFEEKLKYIPDESLLFHSKRNGISTWLMARGEINVAKKLRRYQIEDFKSVKDLRKFCLDVFEASRIKQLRGRIIRFRPNVLNSNHYVVRLGRGSLGGKGRGLAFLSNFIENIYFKKLIKDINVSIPQTAIIGVDEYDNFIEKNDLYDKIYIDKNYRKVKDLFLKGEIPEKLSNKLRLYLEEMKKPIAVRSSGLFEDSLMQPFAGVYATYLLPNNDSDIEVRYQQLITAIKLIYASIFTPEAQSYFSAVDYKIEEEKMAVIIQEVVGQEYNGKFYPNISGVAQSYNYYPFSYMKPEDGFAVIAIGLGKYVVGGEKTHRFCPEHPKLQLASIEDQMKDSQRYFYAMDMKKENIDLIKDGEDAVTIKYELSEAEKDGNLLHCASVYDFQNDRIEPDLSLRGPRVVDFANILKYNQVPVAHALSVLLNIFKQAMGAPVEIEFAVDLSKGKDSNPTFHLLQIKPLIRQEMSVDIDMSKIEKDKLVMIANKGMGNGKVDHIRDVIYMDLSKFDRTKTEEMAEEMALLNQKMKEQDRQYVLFGPGRWGTRDKFTGIPVLWSQISNAKVIVEQGLEDFPLDASLGSHFFHNVTSMNVGYFSIKNNTEQNFVNIEILDKQEKIEQINYFKHVRFKEPLEILMDGKKQTSVISYK, from the coding sequence ATGGAAGAGATTTCGATTTCTAAAATTTATAAGAGAAAGAAGAACGATCGGGATATATTTCAGGAATTGATGCCGTATAAGGTTAAAGAGATTCTTTTGATTGCTACATACTATGATGCGTATACCATAGTTAGAGAAGGGCAATTTTCCGATAAGATTGTGGGAGAGTATTTGCAGTTAAATTTATATGCAGCTCCCAGATTTACTAGTGTTGCCACTAGTGAAGAAGCCGCAGAGGCACTCGAAACCCGCCATTACGATATGGTCATTTTAATGGCCGGATTAGATAAGGAATCTCCCCTGGAACTGAGTAAACAGATAAAAACTGTGAATCCGGATATTCCCGTATTGGTACTGGTAAATAACAATAGCGATTTAGCTTATTTCGATCGGGCAGCCGACAAAATAAAAAATAATATCGATCGTGTGTTTGTTTGGAATGGATCCACCAAGATATTTATGGCAATGACCAAATATATCGAGGACAAAATGAATCTGGAAGCAGATACTAAAAGTGGAGATGTTCGGGTAATATTGCTGGCAGAGGATTCTGTAAAATATTATTCAAGATATTTACCTCTACTATATACTTCGGTAATGACCCAAACTCAGAAAGTAATTTCTGATGAAGGAGATATAGACGAATTGCATAAAATATTAAAAATGCGAGCAAGGCCAAAAGTAATTTTGGTTAGTACTTTCGAAGATGCGGTGGAAGTAGTCGATAAATACATGGAGAATTTACTTTGTGTAATTTCCGATGTGCGATTTGCCCGAGAAGGTAAATTGGATGATGACTCAGGTGTTGATTTAATAAAATATGTACAGGCAAAAAACATGAAAATTCCATGTTTAATGCAATCGCACGATACCGATAATGCCATAAGAGCAATGCAAGTTGATGCTGATTTTATAAACAAAAACAGTGATACTCTGGCATTGGATATCTATAATTTTATCTACACAAAATTAGGTTTTGGTGATTTTGTGTTTCGAAACCAAAGTGGTACAAGAGTGGCTGTTGCCAAATCGATGGAAGAGTTCGAGGAGAAATTGAAATACATTCCCGATGAATCACTTTTGTTTCATTCGAAACGAAATGGTATATCAACATGGCTAATGGCTCGAGGCGAAATTAATGTAGCCAAAAAATTAAGAAGATATCAAATTGAAGATTTTAAGTCGGTAAAAGATCTTAGAAAATTTTGTTTGGATGTTTTCGAAGCGTCGCGAATAAAACAATTACGAGGTCGTATTATTCGATTTAGACCTAATGTACTAAATTCTAATCATTATGTAGTTAGGTTAGGAAGAGGTTCCCTGGGCGGTAAAGGAAGAGGATTAGCCTTTTTAAGTAATTTTATCGAGAATATTTATTTTAAAAAGTTGATTAAGGACATTAATGTTTCAATTCCCCAAACCGCAATTATTGGAGTTGATGAATACGATAATTTTATCGAAAAAAATGATTTATACGATAAAATTTATATCGATAAAAATTATAGAAAGGTTAAGGATTTATTCCTGAAAGGAGAAATTCCTGAGAAATTAAGCAATAAACTGCGTTTGTATCTCGAAGAAATGAAAAAGCCTATTGCCGTGCGTTCGTCGGGTTTATTCGAAGATTCATTAATGCAACCTTTTGCAGGGGTTTATGCCACTTATTTATTGCCTAATAATGATTCTGATATAGAAGTAAGATATCAGCAATTAATTACTGCTATTAAATTAATTTATGCCTCAATATTTACTCCAGAGGCACAGTCCTACTTTAGTGCTGTCGATTATAAAATCGAGGAAGAAAAAATGGCAGTTATCATACAGGAAGTAGTAGGGCAGGAATACAATGGAAAGTTTTATCCAAATATTAGTGGAGTAGCTCAATCGTATAATTATTATCCGTTCTCATACATGAAACCCGAAGATGGTTTTGCGGTAATAGCAATTGGTCTTGGGAAATATGTTGTAGGTGGAGAAAAAACACATCGTTTTTGTCCCGAGCATCCTAAATTACAATTGGCATCTATCGAAGATCAAATGAAAGATTCTCAAAGGTATTTTTATGCCATGGACATGAAAAAAGAGAATATCGATTTGATTAAAGATGGAGAAGATGCAGTAACTATAAAATATGAATTATCCGAGGCCGAGAAGGATGGAAATCTTCTTCATTGTGCATCGGTATACGATTTTCAGAATGATAGAATAGAGCCAGACTTATCTTTAAGAGGTCCTAGAGTAGTCGATTTTGCGAATATCTTAAAATACAACCAGGTTCCGGTAGCACATGCATTAAGTGTATTGCTAAATATATTTAAACAGGCAATGGGTGCTCCAGTCGAAATAGAGTTTGCCGTAGATCTTTCGAAAGGAAAAGACAGCAATCCTACATTTCATTTGTTGCAGATTAAGCCATTAATTCGTCAGGAAATGAGTGTCGATATTGATATGTCGAAAATTGAAAAAGATAAATTGGTTATGATTGCCAATAAAGGAATGGGGAATGGTAAGGTAGATCATATTCGCGATGTTATTTATATGGATTTGAGTAAATTCGACAGAACTAAAACCGAGGAAATGGCCGAGGAAATGGCATTGTTGAATCAAAAAATGAAAGAGCAGGATCGACAGTATGTTTTATTTGGTCCCGGACGTTGGGGAACTCGCGACAAATTTACAGGAATACCAGTTCTTTGGTCGCAAATTTCTAATGCAAAAGTAATTGTAGAACAGGGATTAGAAGATTTTCCTTTGGATGCTTCATTAGGATCTCATTTTTTCCATAATGTTACTTCTATGAATGTTGGTTATTTTTCGATTAAAAATAATACAGAACAAAACTTTGTTAACATAGAAATATTAGATAAGCAAGAAAAAATAGAACAAATTAATTATTTTAAGCATGTTAGGTTTAAGGAACCTTTAGAGATTTTAATGGATGGTAAAAAACAAACCAGTGTAATAAGTTATAAATAA
- the fabD gene encoding ACP S-malonyltransferase — translation MKAYVFPGQGAQFVGMGKDLYENSELAKELFEKANDILGFRITDLMFEGTDEDLRQTKVTQPAIFLHSVILAKTLGDDFKPEMVAGHSLGEFSALVANGALSFEDGLKLVSQRAMAMQKACELEPSTMAAIIGLDDETVEKVCAEISEVVVPANFNCPGQLVISGSIKGIEIACEKLKEAGAKRALPLKVGGAFHSPLMEPARVELEAAIENTSFANPTCAVYQNVSAKPVTDPAEIKKNLVAQLTAPVRFTQTMVNMIADGASSFTEVGPGKVIQGLVKKVDRKMETAGVDSFQG, via the coding sequence ATGAAAGCATATGTATTTCCGGGACAAGGTGCCCAATTTGTAGGTATGGGAAAAGACCTATACGAGAATTCGGAACTTGCCAAGGAACTTTTCGAAAAAGCTAATGATATTCTGGGTTTTCGCATTACTGATTTGATGTTTGAAGGAACCGATGAAGATTTAAGACAAACAAAAGTAACCCAACCGGCAATTTTCTTACATTCGGTTATTCTTGCTAAAACTTTAGGCGATGATTTTAAACCCGAAATGGTAGCAGGTCATTCTTTAGGTGAATTTTCGGCATTAGTAGCCAACGGAGCTCTTTCTTTCGAAGATGGTCTTAAATTGGTTTCTCAACGTGCAATGGCAATGCAAAAAGCTTGCGAACTAGAGCCATCAACAATGGCAGCAATTATTGGTTTAGACGATGAAACAGTTGAAAAAGTTTGTGCTGAAATAAGCGAAGTTGTTGTTCCTGCAAACTTTAACTGCCCAGGTCAACTGGTAATTTCAGGTAGCATAAAAGGCATCGAAATTGCTTGTGAAAAATTAAAAGAAGCTGGTGCAAAAAGAGCTTTACCACTAAAAGTAGGTGGTGCTTTTCACTCTCCTTTAATGGAGCCTGCTCGTGTTGAATTGGAAGCTGCTATTGAAAATACAAGTTTTGCAAATCCAACATGTGCAGTTTACCAAAATGTAAGTGCTAAACCTGTTACCGATCCTGCTGAGATCAAAAAGAATCTTGTTGCGCAATTAACTGCTCCGGTTCGTTTTACTCAAACAATGGTTAATATGATTGCTGACGGTGCTTCTTCATTTACCGAAGTTGGTCCTGGAAAAGTAATTCAGGGTTTAGTAAAAAAAGTTGACCGTAAAATGGAAACTGCTGGGGTTGATTCTTTTCAGGGATAA
- a CDS encoding 2-oxoacid:ferredoxin oxidoreductase subunit beta — MADSLLKQQTPGKLTPKDFKSDQEVRWCPGCGDHGVLNSVQKAMAALEIPKEKFAVISGIGCSSRFPYYMNTYGFHSIHGRAAAIASGVKSANPDLEIIQVSGDGDALAIGGNHFIHAIRRNIDMTILLFNNEIYGLTKGQYSPTSKQGMVTKTSPFGTIEQPFHPAELALGAQSKYYARSIDTNIKLTTEILLSASKHKGTSIVEILQNCVIYNDGAHSLITAKEKKDDYQLVLKHGERMIFGKERNKGLVIGGNGKLVVVTIGEHGITEQDILIHDAHTPDPHMHWLLSNMAAPEYPVALGVIRDVAALSYEEKLVQQIKDVQANATIKCMDDLLNSGDTWEVE; from the coding sequence ATGGCAGATTCATTATTAAAACAACAAACTCCGGGAAAATTAACTCCAAAAGATTTTAAAAGTGATCAGGAAGTAAGATGGTGTCCCGGATGTGGAGACCACGGAGTGTTAAATTCGGTTCAGAAAGCAATGGCAGCTTTGGAAATTCCTAAAGAAAAATTTGCTGTTATTTCTGGTATCGGATGTTCTTCTCGTTTTCCATATTATATGAATACTTACGGATTTCATTCGATTCACGGACGAGCAGCAGCTATTGCTTCTGGTGTAAAATCAGCAAATCCCGATTTAGAGATTATACAAGTTTCTGGCGATGGAGATGCTTTAGCCATTGGAGGAAACCATTTTATTCATGCTATTCGCAGAAATATTGATATGACCATACTTCTTTTTAATAATGAGATTTATGGACTAACAAAAGGGCAGTACTCTCCAACTTCGAAACAAGGCATGGTTACCAAAACTTCGCCATTTGGAACAATTGAGCAGCCCTTCCATCCGGCAGAACTCGCATTGGGTGCTCAGTCGAAATATTATGCCCGTTCTATTGATACCAATATAAAATTAACAACTGAAATTTTACTTTCGGCATCGAAACACAAAGGTACGTCTATTGTAGAGATTCTTCAGAATTGTGTAATTTATAACGATGGTGCTCATTCTTTAATTACTGCTAAAGAAAAGAAAGACGATTATCAGTTGGTATTGAAACATGGCGAGCGAATGATTTTCGGGAAGGAGCGTAATAAAGGATTGGTAATAGGAGGCAATGGTAAGTTGGTTGTTGTAACAATTGGCGAACATGGTATAACCGAGCAGGATATTCTAATTCACGATGCACATACTCCAGATCCACACATGCACTGGCTTTTATCAAATATGGCAGCACCCGAATATCCGGTTGCCTTAGGCGTTATCCGTGACGTAGCTGCACTTTCTTATGAAGAAAAGTTAGTTCAGCAAATTAAAGATGTTCAGGCAAATGCAACAATTAAATGCATGGATGATCTTTTAAATAGCGGCGATACCTGGGAAGTAGAATAG